One Vigna unguiculata cultivar IT97K-499-35 chromosome 11, ASM411807v1, whole genome shotgun sequence DNA window includes the following coding sequences:
- the LOC114170161 gene encoding uncharacterized protein LOC114170161 produces the protein MFENNESPSQGLTQLSQTSKHTVEEDFLTLTPRTTIQGLKDCKEVATYILFGTINHILDEDDWWYTACVCNKAVYPDSKMFFCEKCNKHVIKVFPRYRIKLRVIDSSGSTTFVLFDRDATTLFKKTCADMLETHDKMNGSGNFPKEFDELVDKSLLFKVESRNDQTFKLEQSFTVKKVCLDDDIIQKFNDSSMKSVDVYAGNGEFSREKQRVVNESTVDIAEDLLVRFTKETIECASQSSDLIKDIATNEDGNSSLKRESAKKTASLESIEEDTDLPADFGNYLRQERFKNILLHGLRKIVKCKLLLRNHPKKSNKIGSGWKEFCTAHGFDQSIDLVFEVDQMKNNQNVKVLTYCNL, from the exons ATGTTTGAGAACAATGAATCTCCCTCTCAAGGATTAACGCAGCTCTCTCAGACTTCCAAACATACTGTGGAAGAAGACTTTTTAACTCTTACACCTAGGACGACCATTCAAGGTCTTAAAGATTGTAAAGAG gTTGCCACTTACATATTGTTTGGAACCATTAACCATATCTTGGATGAGGATGACTGGTGGTATACGGCTTGTGTTTGCAACAAAGCTGTTTATCCAGATTCAAAGATGTTCTTTTGTGAGAAGTGTAACAAGCATGTTATAAAAGTCTTTCCAAG ATATAGGATTAAGCTTCGAGTTATTGACTCATCCGGTTCCACCacatttgttctgtttgataGGGATGCAACCACCCTTTTCAAAAAAACTTGTGCTGATATGTTAGAGACTCATGATAAG ATGAATGGTTCTGGAAATTTTCCTAAGGAGTTTGATGAGTTAGTTGATAAAAGTCTGCTGTTTAAAGTTGAAAGTAGGAACGATCAAACTTTCAAACTTGAACAGTCTTTCACAGTGAAGAAAGTATGTCTTGATGATGATATAATTCAGAAGTTCAATGATTCTTCGATGAAATCTGTG GATGTTTATGCTGGCAATGGTGAGTTTAGTAGGGAAAAACAGCGTGTAGTCAATGAGTCTACTGTTGATATTGCAGAG GATTTATTAGTCAGATTTACCAAAGAAACAATTGAGTGTGCATCCCAATCTTCTGACTTAATCAAAGATATTGCTACGAATGAGGATGGTAATAGTTCACTTAAGAGAGAATCTGCAAAGAAGACTGCATCACTTGAATCTATCGAAGAAGACACT GATTTGCCAGCTGATTTTGGCAATTATCTTCGTCAAGAAAGATTTAAAAACATTCTTCTTCATGGACTGCGCAAAATAGTGAAGTGCAAACTACTCTTGAGAAATCATCCAAAGAAGTCTAACAAAATAGGAAGTGGGTGGAAGGAATTTTGTACTGCTCATGGATTTGATCAATCTATTGACCTGGTGTTTGAAGTTGATCAGATGAAAAACAATCAGAATGTCAAAGTGCTTACATATTGTAATCTTTAA